Proteins from a single region of Cyanobacteriota bacterium:
- the rnc gene encoding ribonuclease III: protein MKPKQILNLNLSDTSLLELALTHSSCTKDNPERANNERLEFYGDAVLKLIFSKYLYLRFPKVDEGMLTKYRARLISDDLLSGIAIALELDKALNVGSSLAGKAQLPKSVIGDTLEALIGAVYIDRGFETAEAFVMEHWQDYIEEAIIDSIEKDYKSILQEIVQKEYKEPPEYRTITCEGPDHAKEFEIGIFVADNLVGSAKGYSKKEAGQNAAKAALKSLKSRLKTKI from the coding sequence TTGAAGCCTAAACAAATACTCAACCTAAACTTGTCGGATACTAGTTTATTAGAACTTGCTTTGACGCATAGTTCTTGCACTAAGGATAATCCAGAACGTGCTAATAACGAAAGGCTCGAGTTTTATGGGGATGCAGTTCTCAAATTAATTTTCAGTAAGTATCTTTATTTACGCTTTCCCAAAGTTGATGAAGGCATGCTCACTAAATACCGCGCTCGATTAATTTCAGATGATTTACTTTCTGGAATTGCAATTGCTCTTGAGCTAGACAAAGCACTCAATGTTGGCAGTTCACTTGCAGGTAAAGCCCAACTTCCTAAATCAGTTATCGGCGACACACTTGAAGCATTGATTGGAGCTGTCTACATAGATAGAGGATTTGAAACGGCTGAAGCCTTTGTCATGGAACACTGGCAAGATTATATAGAAGAAGCGATTATTGATTCCATTGAAAAGGATTACAAATCTATCTTGCAAGAAATCGTCCAAAAAGAATATAAGGAACCACCCGAATATCGGACGATAACCTGTGAGGGTCCTGATCACGCTAAAGAATTCGAGATCGGTATTTTTGTAGCAGATAACTTAGTTGGATCTGCCAAAGGTTATTCAAAGAAAGAAGCTGGGCAAAATGCAGCTAAGGCTGCTCTTAAAAGCCTGAAGTCTAGATTAAAAACAAAGATCTAG
- the accB gene encoding acetyl-CoA carboxylase biotin carboxyl carrier protein → MAKDELPIDKINKLSEILKDQGLTEIEIESDGLKIKVRKDAQPLTIAAPTAAGPASSTPAKAVNKYIEIKSPMVGTFYSSASPDSEAFVKVGDKVNKGDTICIVEAMKLMNELPAEVEGTVKEICVQNAEAISYGQVIMRLEA, encoded by the coding sequence ATGGCAAAAGACGAATTACCAATAGACAAAATCAACAAGTTATCCGAAATCCTCAAGGATCAAGGCTTAACTGAAATTGAAATTGAATCAGACGGACTCAAGATTAAAGTCCGTAAAGACGCGCAGCCTCTTACCATAGCAGCTCCAACCGCGGCAGGTCCGGCAAGCAGCACTCCAGCAAAAGCAGTCAATAAATATATTGAGATCAAATCACCAATGGTTGGAACTTTTTATAGCTCAGCTTCACCTGACTCAGAAGCCTTCGTCAAAGTCGGCGACAAAGTCAACAAGGGAGATACTATTTGTATAGTTGAAGCAATGAAATTAATGAATGAATTGCCAGCCGAAGTAGAAGGTACTGTCAAAGAGATCTGCGTGCAAAATGCTGAAGCTATCTCTTATGGACAAGTAATCATGAGACTTGAAGCCTAA